From Gimesia panareensis, the proteins below share one genomic window:
- a CDS encoding leucine-rich repeat domain-containing protein, with amino-acid sequence MKTSYALNRHFRHIIIPLILVAFLFQLKDWVIILLVLWISVELFRVSKRYGKKGKVAFFSGAAVLLLLLGIQIYRGLGYLEVARRVTELGASLASVSGEFIPGPVNYISLGEGVGDAELENIVALEGLDHVETVIASGTPITDDGLFLLARFSHLERLTIINCPQISQEAIDALQQELPNCSILVMTDQ; translated from the coding sequence GTGAAAACTTCATACGCGCTCAACAGACATTTCCGACACATCATCATCCCCCTCATTCTCGTCGCCTTTCTCTTCCAGTTGAAAGACTGGGTCATCATTCTGCTGGTACTCTGGATCTCAGTGGAACTCTTCCGTGTTTCGAAACGCTACGGTAAGAAGGGGAAGGTGGCTTTCTTCTCCGGCGCCGCTGTCCTCTTACTGCTGCTGGGAATTCAGATCTATCGCGGTCTGGGCTATCTCGAAGTGGCACGGAGAGTGACCGAACTCGGCGCCAGTCTTGCAAGCGTGTCTGGTGAATTTATTCCGGGGCCCGTCAACTATATATCCCTCGGAGAAGGGGTAGGAGACGCGGAGCTGGAAAATATTGTGGCCCTGGAGGGGCTCGACCACGTCGAGACAGTGATTGCCTCCGGCACCCCCATTACAGACGACGGGCTCTTCCTGCTGGCCCGCTTTTCTCATCTGGAGCGTCTGACCATCATCAACTGCCCGCAAATCAGCCAGGAAGCCATCGATGCCCTGCAACAGGAACTCCCCAACTGTTCGATTCTGGTTATGACGGACCAGTGA
- a CDS encoding phosphatidylinositol-specific phospholipase C/glycerophosphodiester phosphodiesterase family protein — MIRLLSVVLLVVVYVFTSVRAGEEQQLPLFQAHAHNDYEHARPLHDALKNGFWSVEADIYLIDGDLLVAHDRRDVKPERTLRKLYLDPLQAYFRKQSFPTKERTPPFTLLVDIKTDGAAVYPVLRQQLEDYAELLCRVEDGKSIPGAVQIVISGDRPKELIAVANPRYMGIDGRLSDLDSKQPADLMPLISDRWTSHFKYRGTGSMSEAERTKLQMIVKQAHTAGRRVRFWATPESEAVWRELVAADVDHINTDQLKRLSVFLRGQL, encoded by the coding sequence TTGATCCGGTTGTTGTCCGTCGTGCTGCTGGTTGTTGTTTATGTTTTCACGTCGGTGCGGGCGGGAGAAGAACAACAGCTGCCCCTGTTCCAGGCGCATGCGCATAATGATTATGAGCATGCGCGACCTCTGCACGATGCACTGAAGAACGGTTTCTGGTCTGTGGAGGCGGACATTTACCTGATTGATGGTGATTTGCTGGTGGCGCATGATCGGCGCGACGTTAAGCCGGAACGGACGCTGAGGAAACTCTACCTGGATCCGCTGCAGGCGTATTTCCGTAAGCAGTCTTTTCCAACGAAGGAGAGGACTCCCCCCTTCACTCTGCTGGTGGATATCAAAACGGATGGCGCAGCGGTTTACCCCGTGTTACGCCAGCAGCTGGAAGACTATGCCGAGCTGCTGTGTCGGGTGGAGGACGGGAAATCGATTCCGGGGGCGGTGCAGATTGTGATCTCGGGTGACCGGCCTAAAGAACTCATCGCCGTCGCCAACCCGCGGTATATGGGGATCGACGGGCGACTGAGCGATCTGGATTCCAAACAGCCGGCTGATTTGATGCCGCTGATCAGCGACCGCTGGACCTCGCATTTCAAGTATCGCGGTACAGGATCGATGTCTGAGGCGGAACGTACCAAACTGCAGATGATTGTGAAGCAGGCGCATACCGCGGGGCGGCGCGTGCGGTTCTGGGCGACGCCGGAGTCAGAAGCCGTCTGGCGGGAACTGGTGGCAGCGGACGTGGATCACATTAACACGGATCAGCTGAAACGGTTGAGTGTGTTTTTACGAGGGCAGCTCTGA